In one Cupriavidus taiwanensis genomic region, the following are encoded:
- the cobT gene encoding nicotinate-nucleotide--dimethylbenzimidazole phosphoribosyltransferase, whose translation MQFPEIPPLDDALRPVLQAAIDDKTKPLGALGRLEALALQLGLIQGSARPVLRRPTVIVFAADHGVADAGVSAYPAEVTAQMVQNFLAGGAAINVFSRQHGIALEIVDAGVRVPLPAAPGLVNCRIADGTRNFASEPAMTPEQAAAAMTAGMARVLRHAQQGCNVIGFGEMGIANTSAAACLMQRLTGLPLEDCIGRGTGLDDAGLARKREVLAGALARHADAQAPLEVLATFGGFEIAMMAGAFLTAAASRMVILVDGFIATAALLVAQRLDPNVLQYCVFTHCSHERGHRALLAQFDAAPLLALDLRLGEGTGCALAWPLLAAAAAFLNEMATFSGAGVSTASP comes from the coding sequence ATGCAGTTTCCCGAAATTCCTCCGCTCGACGATGCCCTGCGCCCGGTGCTGCAGGCCGCCATCGACGACAAGACCAAGCCGCTCGGCGCGCTCGGCCGGCTCGAAGCACTGGCGTTGCAGCTGGGCCTGATCCAGGGCAGCGCACGGCCGGTGCTACGGCGTCCCACGGTGATCGTGTTCGCCGCCGACCATGGCGTGGCCGACGCCGGTGTGAGCGCCTATCCGGCCGAGGTCACGGCGCAGATGGTGCAGAACTTCCTCGCCGGCGGCGCGGCGATCAATGTGTTCTCGCGCCAGCACGGCATTGCGCTGGAGATCGTCGACGCGGGCGTGCGCGTGCCGCTGCCGGCGGCGCCCGGCCTGGTTAACTGCCGCATCGCCGACGGCACCCGCAACTTCGCCAGCGAGCCGGCGATGACGCCTGAGCAAGCCGCCGCGGCGATGACCGCCGGCATGGCGCGCGTGCTGCGCCATGCGCAGCAGGGCTGCAACGTGATCGGTTTCGGCGAGATGGGCATCGCCAACACCTCGGCCGCGGCGTGCCTGATGCAGCGGCTGACCGGCCTGCCGCTCGAGGACTGCATCGGGCGCGGCACCGGCCTGGACGACGCCGGCCTGGCGCGCAAGCGCGAGGTCCTGGCCGGCGCGCTGGCGCGGCATGCCGATGCGCAGGCGCCGCTCGAGGTGCTGGCCACCTTCGGCGGCTTCGAGATCGCGATGATGGCCGGCGCGTTCCTGACCGCCGCGGCCAGCCGCATGGTGATCCTGGTCGACGGCTTTATCGCCACCGCCGCGCTATTGGTGGCGCAGCGGCTGGACCCCAACGTGCTGCAATACTGCGTGTTCACGCACTGTTCGCACGAGCGCGGCCACCGCGCGCTGCTGGCGCAGTTCGACGCCGCGCCGCTGCTGGCGCTGGACCTGCGCCTGGGCGAAGGCACCGGCTGCGCGCTGGCGTGGCCGCTGCTGGCCGCGGCGGCGGCGTTCCTGAACGAGATGGCCACCTTCAGCGGCGCCGGCGTCAGCACCGCATCGCCATGA
- a CDS encoding FecCD family ABC transporter permease, translating to MSEFRRALAIWLVLALAALLAFALSLALGSVALDARALWLALSGADTGTAGAIVHELRLPRAAAAFACGGLLALSGALMQVLLRNPLAEPYVLGVSGGASTAALLAMLVLAPWWGVQAAAALGALLAMVLVASLARRDLLHPQVQGGHREAGARLLLTGVILAAGWGAVITLILSVAPESRLRGMLFWLTGDLGGTASYGGALAMLAAALLLAMPMARALNVMLLGETVAQALGVRVGRVRLATFMLASLCIAAAITTAGSIGFVGLVVPHLVRLAWGNDQRMLLPAATLLGGALLMAADLIARTVVAPAQLPVGVITGLLGVPTFLYLLLRRPR from the coding sequence ATGTCTGAGTTCCGGCGGGCCCTGGCGATCTGGCTGGTGCTGGCGCTGGCGGCGCTGCTGGCGTTCGCGCTGTCGCTGGCGCTCGGCAGCGTTGCGCTCGATGCGCGCGCGCTGTGGCTGGCGCTGAGCGGAGCCGACACCGGCACTGCCGGCGCCATCGTGCATGAGCTGCGCCTGCCGCGCGCGGCCGCGGCCTTTGCCTGCGGCGGGCTGCTGGCCCTGTCCGGTGCGCTGATGCAGGTGCTGCTGCGCAACCCGCTGGCCGAGCCCTATGTGCTGGGCGTATCCGGCGGCGCCTCCACCGCCGCGCTGCTGGCGATGCTGGTGCTGGCGCCATGGTGGGGCGTGCAGGCGGCCGCGGCGCTCGGCGCCTTGCTGGCGATGGTGCTGGTGGCCTCGCTGGCGCGACGCGACCTGCTGCATCCGCAGGTGCAGGGCGGCCATCGCGAAGCCGGCGCGCGGCTGCTGCTGACCGGCGTGATCCTGGCCGCCGGCTGGGGCGCGGTGATCACGCTGATCCTGTCGGTCGCGCCGGAGTCGCGCCTGCGCGGCATGCTGTTCTGGCTCACCGGCGACCTGGGCGGCACCGCCAGCTACGGCGGCGCGCTGGCCATGCTGGCGGCGGCACTGCTGCTGGCCATGCCGATGGCGCGCGCGCTCAACGTGATGCTGCTGGGCGAGACCGTGGCGCAGGCGCTGGGCGTGCGCGTCGGCCGCGTGCGGCTGGCGACCTTCATGCTGGCATCGCTGTGCATTGCCGCGGCCATCACCACTGCCGGCTCGATCGGCTTTGTCGGGCTGGTGGTGCCGCACCTGGTGCGGCTCGCCTGGGGCAACGACCAGCGCATGCTGTTGCCGGCCGCGACGCTATTGGGCGGCGCGCTGCTGATGGCGGCCGACCTGATCGCGCGCACCGTGGTGGCGCCGGCGCAGCTGCCGGTGGGGGTGATCACCGGGCTGCTGGGCGTGCCAACCTTCCTGTACCTGCTGTTGCGGAGGCCGCGATGA
- the cobO gene encoding cob(I)yrinic acid a,c-diamide adenosyltransferase codes for MTENQNPTAQDPDRDARHKARMVRKKEVVDARIAAAQDERGVIVITTGNGKGKSSSGFGMVVRALGHGMRTGVVQFIKGAQPTGEEMFLRRFPDECAFHVMGEGYTWETQDRARDVAKAEAAWEVARGMLRDPGIGLVLFDELNIALKLHYLDVEQVIADLRARPPLQHVVITGRGAPPALVEAADTVTDMTPVKHAFQQGIKAQRGVEM; via the coding sequence ATGACTGAAAACCAGAACCCCACCGCGCAGGACCCGGACCGCGATGCCCGCCACAAGGCGCGCATGGTGCGCAAGAAGGAAGTGGTCGACGCCAGGATCGCCGCCGCGCAGGACGAGCGCGGCGTGATCGTCATCACCACCGGCAACGGCAAGGGCAAGTCCAGCTCCGGCTTCGGCATGGTGGTGCGCGCGCTCGGCCATGGCATGCGCACCGGCGTGGTCCAGTTTATCAAGGGCGCGCAGCCCACCGGCGAAGAGATGTTCCTGCGCCGCTTTCCCGACGAATGCGCCTTCCACGTGATGGGCGAGGGCTATACCTGGGAAACCCAGGACCGTGCCCGCGACGTGGCCAAGGCCGAGGCCGCGTGGGAAGTGGCGCGCGGCATGCTGCGCGACCCCGGCATCGGCCTGGTGCTGTTCGACGAGCTCAACATCGCGCTCAAGCTGCACTATCTTGATGTGGAGCAGGTCATTGCCGACCTGCGCGCGCGTCCGCCGCTGCAACACGTGGTCATCACCGGCCGCGGCGCGCCGCCGGCGCTGGTGGAGGCGGCCGACACCGTCACCGACATGACCCCGGTCAAGCACGCGTTCCAGCAGGGCATCAAGGCCCAGCGCGGCGTGGAAATGTAG